The following is a genomic window from Malus sylvestris chromosome 12, drMalSylv7.2, whole genome shotgun sequence.
AACTACGCCTGCACATAGAACATAAATACAGTCTAATCActataattttcaaattttgaagtcTATTCATCTTTGGATTCTCTAGTAGCCTTTTTTAATGCCCTTTAACAGAAAGGCCGCGACTTTATGCGCAAGAACATGAGGAGCTCTCATTGCAACTTTACTGTCCCTACAGTTTAGTTCTGCTCAAGAACATGAGGACCTCATCATTGCAAACATACACTTCTGCTCCTTTGTAATCTAGTCAAATCTCTTTTACCAAGGTCatcggatcaagtgatccggacttttaaaattttatccaacggtaaaaaattattatagcttttaAGGGATCAAAACAGgtgggccgttggatgaaatttcaGAAGTCCGAATCATTTGATCTGGTAGCCTtgatggaagagatccggagaggatcgcTTCTCTTTGTAATCATCATAAgcactaaaaaaaattcatccctCATTTCCTCTGCTGCAGAAAgcaaataaaattgaaaaatttaGCATCTTTACTTGGTAAATATTGTAATATGATTTATTGACTCTGCAGTTGTCTGCAATAGTTACAAGCACAAAGTTGCCGGGAAAATTTCGCCGTGGTTTTTCACAGCACATTGTTTGCCCAGATGCTAATGGGTAGAAAGCGCCCGAAATGAAACAAAATAACAACTAAATCACGTGTATTCTAGTATATTTTAGCATTAGAAATGTCTTTACAAAACTAGACAGAATTTCGGTTGACGTAAATAATATGCAACTATAAACTTCTGCATCTACAAAAGCCCAAGTACAGAAATAGGTACTATGTTTACATTTGGATTCCCCTACGTCGTTACATTGGCACAAGTCAAAGAAATACCTAAAACAAAACGTACCAAGTAAAAGTAAGGTCTAGTACTATCAAAAGAAGCAAAATCTAACCAGACTATCAAGTTTCGCCGAGATACAGGACTTCAAATGTTGGAACTACGGAATCGAATGTCGACAACTGAAAGTTCGACCAGTACCAGTGAACATAATGTTGGTCTTTCCGTGGCGGTCCTGATTAGCAACTCCTATTGATCTTAATGTAAAATGATTGTGACCCTCGTTCGGAGTTCGAAGACTTACATTGTTCAGTCATTGGATCTTCCATAAGCAGGTGTGAACAGGTGGCCAGAGACATTCCAGCTCTCGGTCCCGGCGTGCCTTATAATCTGTTAAACCGATCGCGGAAAACAGAAATCGATTTCTGGAAAAACTCCCATATGTTAAGGATCAATAATCCAGCATATGAAAGcgcttttgttctcattttaaaCTTATAGTTTTAGTCATAGAACGTACCTCCATCGATGCAAATGAGAGGCCTCCGTGGAAGTTTTAGGTATGTCCTGCAGACCGATAAAACTTGACACCTTGTAGGTATGTCACTCCAGCCAAAGACCATGAAAATTAGCGGATTGACCAAAAACTTTATGACCAGGGAAGAGAAACAAGTAAGTAGGGGAAACACTGAGCATGCAATCGAATTCGAAGTGTCTGACAAGCAGACACATCTTTTTACGTGTCTGCATGTTGCAGTTTATATCAAGTACAAGTGAAACAAAAGAGAACCGCAGAATTTTCTTGCCTCGAAATATAACTGTTGGATCTTCGAAGATACAATCTTCAGTATAAATTGCAGAAGTGAAAATCCCTCTTACCAAACACAAAGTAGAAGTGTGaaataaccaaaaaagaaaggaaaccaATCGGTTAAcgatacattcatatatatatatgcacatagTCATACACAAGGAATGTCTCATTCAAACAGTATAGGTAGGTAACTGTTACGAAATACGCATTCTCGAAATCAAATTTGAGAATCGTTACGACATCATCAATGCCGAAAACTGAAAACTCATCGCTTTCATTGTCACTCACTTCATTCGtctcataaaaattaaaaaggcaaAATCCGAAGAGCTCGCTTCACCACCAAATTTATCAGACAATTCATTGTGACCAATATTGAAGGTTCATAACTTCATATAGTATGCTCATAACCACTAGAAGAAGTTAAAAAGGAACAACCTTTGTCAAGAAGATTGTACAATTAAGGATGATTTAAAACATCATATTCAACAATTTCACATAGAAATAATCCAAATTCTCAAATTTACACATACAATCAAATGCTTGAATAGATTAATTTGCATGAAAATCCCAAAGATTGAATCTTTAGAGGATAAAAGCTCATCGAAATACTTTTTTATTCAGAAACTTTTAGACAACTTTCCTTATCATTAAAGACAAAAGTTTTATTATTAaggatatttttttaattcaaaaccGTGAAGCGTgactccttttttatttttttaccctAATAGCACAAAAATTATCCTTAACAATAAGAAAAGTTGTCTAAGTgtttttggattaaaaaaaaaagttttgtgaAGAACTTTTTATTAGTTCTCCATCTTTATCCTTGTTCATTTCATGGGGAAACAAGTGGAAGGTGAGGGGAAGGGTAAAttcggaagaaaaaaaagtacctGGTTGTTTTGTTGAAGGAGGAGAGGGGCCTGAGAAGCTCAGTGATTCCACGGCGATTTTCAAAACCTGCGGGGTTTCTCTCCTGTGATTGTTGCTTCCGTTGTTATCCGGTGAGGGGGGAGGAGCACCGGATGCCGTGGATTGCCCGGATAATGAACGGTCATAAATGGATCAGAAAGCAACCAACGATCAGGAATTGAagtaaaattgaaaatcgaaaTTTGAATGCTCCGTTACCATCGACTGCGGGAGCGGAGGAAGCCATTGTTTTGGCGGGTTCATATTTCACCGAGTCCGTTATTACAGTTGGTGAACTGCAAAGGTCGGGTCGGGTTATATTTGGTTGGAGGAATTGGGCCTGTTGGATTAGAGAGCCCATTCAACCCAAAGGATATGGCGGGTGGGGTTTCTAACCTCTAAAAAACCCGGTTTAAACAATGTTAGCCACTCGTTTGGGTTCACTCCAGAGTTTAGTCCCATGATAATATTTCCAGTCCTTATTTAATGATTATCTTTTGTCAATTATCATTCAAATTTGAAATCATCTGGGCAATTTACATTATGATTCTCACCTTTTATTAGCGGGAAGGACAAATTCTAACTTGAGGCTTTTTCCAACCGTAAAGAAGTACCACTAATTGCTGTTAAAttagtttaatttttgaaattggttttttatttaatacaattaaattaatttaacggTAATCAATAAGGGATAAGCATTACTCATGAGTCGGTGATCATGTGGTAAAATGACGGATTACGAGACttccttaaaactaaaaactagaaGTCTTGGATTTGAAACCCGTTGCTTGCGTGGAAACCAAAATTATGGTCAAGAAAAAGCTGAAATGCCTCTAtgaatctttctgattccaatAATAATAGATAATTGTGATTTGTTGTCTCTAGCCTCTAGCGTGCGGCATTTGCCCTGTCGACTGGCTGTAATTGCAATCCAATTGCCTGTCAAAGTGGCCCCAGCCCATTCAGGCTATTGAGCTGAGGGGGAGCCCGTGAGAGAGCTCAGGCATGAGCCCATCGCCCAAGCGCCTGAGGGGGGTTGATGCAAGCTAACGTCAGCCAAGTGGGGTGGGGGGCATCTCAAAAAACGCAGCTCTCGCAAACCGAAAAAGTGTAGCCGAGCTTTTCACCGAAGGCATTCCACGGCGTCGAAGACTGGCACCCGTGGCAGAGGAGACTCCGGGAGTGGCGTGCCACCAGAAAATTGGCGTCGTGGACCTTCGCATCGCAGTCTCATCATAGCATCGCCTGGTCCAATGCGCAGAAGATTCTCGTCGGAAGCCGGCGGAGCTCGCAGTTCTTCATCTCTCTCTTGATTGCAAAGGACGCAGAGTCCACCTTCAGTTTTTTTGGAAGGGGGAAGCTCTCTTTTGCAACTTTCGGATTGGGGGGGGGAAGGGAAAAGCTCTCTTCTGCAACTTCCGGATGGGGGAAGaagagattttattattttataaaataaaaaatattaatattttattatctaTTGCTGTTGCTATGGCTATGCAGAGTGCTTTTCTGTTTGTATGGTCAtaacattaatattttatattaaatttttttttatcttattatttttatataaaatattaacgtgatttaactataaccacacaaaacagaaaaacaCGAGAAATGAGAAaaagggcagagaatctgcttCTATTCAATTTAAGGATGTTTacgaaaaaaacaatttttattcAATAATGGAGATTCAATTGCCAATTGCCTGCGACCTGGGACGCTTCCTGGAAGTGctctaaaaaaaagaaaagggataAGCAATACGATTAAACCAGTGCAATGATTGCATAACACGTGTAAGTAAGACAACAGTTTACAGTGACGTTGATAAAGACTTCGATTCCTCGGGGTCCAGACATCTTCCTCCCCACTGATCTcagtctctcactctctctgaaACGCCACCGtttccactcacaaagcttcagaGTTCGTCAATGGCCGAGGAAGCTCCCAGCAAACGCCCACTGAAAATCATAGCCGGCGCCGACTCCTTCGGCTGCTCTCTTAAGGACGCCTTGGTGTCCCACCTCCGCTCCCTCAACATCGACGTCGAAGACCTTGGCACCTCCTCCTACTACTCCGTCGCCGCTGACGTCCGCTGCCGCGTCTCCTCCTCCACCTCCGATTCCGAGGAGATCCGCGGCCTCGTCGCCTGTGGTACCGGCGTCGGAGTCTCAATCTTCGCCAACAAGTTCCCCGGCGTATTCGCCGCCACGTGCCTCACTCCCTCCGACGCCCAGAACGCCCGATCCATCAACAACTCCAACGTCCTCGCCGTCTCCGGCATGTCCACGTCACCGGACTCCGCCATCGAGATCCTCGACACCTGGCTCAACACCCCCTTCAAATCCCCCTGCCCCGCTTCCGACTCCAAACCCTGGCCGGCCGAAATCGAGTCCTTCCTCGACAATTCAATCCAAGAAATGCCCAAAATTGGAGGGGCTAATAAAATTGTGGATTCCGAGGAGGCTTCTTGCGCAATCTGCTGTTTGGTGAAGAACAGGGAATTGAACCCGATCGACATTATCCCCGGCGGGTCGATGAAGATTCTGAGGGAGACGCCGACGTCGGCGATTGTTAGGTTTAAGGCCGGGAGCGTGGAGCCGGCGCACCACCACACGTTCGGGCACGATCTGGTGGTGCTGTGGGGGAAAAAGAGCGTGTGGAATTTGACTAAAGAGAAAAGGTTCGACCTAACCGGCGGGGATTACTTGTTTACTCCGGCGGGGGATGTGCACAGAGTCAAGTACTATGAAGATACTGAGTTTTTGATCACCTGGGATGGCCATTGGGACATGTTTTTTGATGAGGATCTTGAGGCTGCTAAGAAGGCTGTTCAGCAGGATTTGGAGAAGGGGTCCGAGTGAAAATCGTCAAAGGCGGCAGCGGCGGCGTTTGCGGTGGAAAGTTCAGTGTTTGCTGGTTGTGTTcaagtgttgaagatgatgaatgtGTTTATGTAAATGCATGTTTTGGAGATTATGTACTTTAAAATGTAGCAAGTCTGTTTGAACAATAAAGTCGTGTGCTTGGTGTGATTCCTCCTTGGTATATCAAGTCAATCACGTATttatgaaaaaattgaaatgtatGAAAGACGGTCATTAATTTGAGATAACGTTACAATTGCTTCGTGGTTGCATGAATGTCCATAGACTCAAAACCATATCCGCCTTACTTAATTGTGGATTCCGGCGATGATGAAACTTGGGTTCAATTTGACTGATGCACCAATCGCACTATTTATGGCCTTGCCGGAAGCAGCACCATGGGTTGGTTTTCAACTCATACCTTCGGTTTCCCAAGCTCTAACAATACCGTTCTCAGGTTTCTGGTAGCATTTGGTTGTGGCTTTGATAACCGGCAGACGACTTTCGATGGTCCTAACAATGTGATGGCCGGCATTTTTTGGCTTAGGAGGAGGGCAGAGGTCCATCGTAATGCActtaggtatcgtttggtatggaCGGGACGGGACAAGACGGGATGGAACGGAGAGGGAGCCAAGATGTCCTCAGATGGaaacaaggaagaagaaggaggagacggagagattataattttgtgttccacggatttggaacgagtcgttccaggggATGAGGCGGAActaaaattcacccaaaatttgtcccgtggaacagcgtGTTCCACCCATTTTAGGCGTACCAAACATGGGACGGAACACCTCGTCccactccgttccgtcccgtcccgtcccacgtaccaaacggtaccttagtTAACGAAACTAACATGCGCTTCTCTTACTGCTTACCGTCGTGGACTGCAAAATGGGGAACGTATAAGCTTCTGCAATTTGGTAATGATGCGAAGATAAGAGGAAGTTTTCAATAGAAGCTTGTGCCTGCAGGAATTCCCAGATACCATCTTAACGTGTTGGAGATTAGGGTTGCCGGAAAGCGCCTCAGATCCTGCACTGTTCAGGATGATGAGTGACAAGAGGGGAGGGGTTATCCTGTACAGTTTCCTCGCTCGAACTGCATATGCAACTCGGAGAGGAGCTGACCTTGTTCTGGATTCTGATGCGATTTTCGAGCGTATTGATACTTCCGTCTGCATCGGTATAATGCCTACTTGTGATGCAGGGCCAAGTCTGTTA
Proteins encoded in this region:
- the LOC126593775 gene encoding DNA damage-repair/toleration protein DRT102; this translates as MAEEAPSKRPLKIIAGADSFGCSLKDALVSHLRSLNIDVEDLGTSSYYSVAADVRCRVSSSTSDSEEIRGLVACGTGVGVSIFANKFPGVFAATCLTPSDAQNARSINNSNVLAVSGMSTSPDSAIEILDTWLNTPFKSPCPASDSKPWPAEIESFLDNSIQEMPKIGGANKIVDSEEASCAICCLVKNRELNPIDIIPGGSMKILRETPTSAIVRFKAGSVEPAHHHTFGHDLVVLWGKKSVWNLTKEKRFDLTGGDYLFTPAGDVHRVKYYEDTEFLITWDGHWDMFFDEDLEAAKKAVQQDLEKGSE